A genomic region of Kribbella sp. NBC_00382 contains the following coding sequences:
- a CDS encoding FdhF/YdeP family oxidoreductase — protein MVDIEQPKKKAAGVPAVLSSFKFGLREMGPARTGKVFLKMNQDRGFDCPSCAWPDPDSKRKHAAEFCENGAKAVAWEATRKRVPRAFFAEHSIDDLGKISEFELGKLGRVTEPMLLRAGATHYEPVGWDEAFHVVARHLKALVDPNDAVFYTSGRTSNEAAFLYQTFVRAYGTNNLPDCSNMCHESSGTALSRVIGSGKGAVTLDMLEEAELIVVVGQNPGTNAPRMLSHLEIAKKNGADIVSVNPLPEPGLMNFKNPQRPSGWVGKGTALADQHLQIRIGGDQALFLAVGHLLLEAEAAAPGTVLDKSFIESHTSGYESYAKHNAELDWAAVEQASGLTRAEIEEFTQRFIKSKATVICWAMGLTQHREAVATITEIVNVLLLQGNIGKPGAGPCPVRGHSNVQGDRSMGIWERMPDAFLDRLDHEFSFTSPREHGIDAAETVHRLREGAVRVFFAMGGNFASATPDTEVVAEGLRRCDLTVHVSTKLNRSHTVVGREALILPTLGRTDHDHTPAGPQSVTVEDSQGAVHLSTGNLTPPAPELKSEVAIVCGLASLVVPEIGEIPWADFADDYSLIRQRIGRVCDGYEDFEQRLQATGGFLLAHAARDKRVFKTSDAKAQFSANELSWLPTEPGRLLLQTMRSHDQFNTTIYGMEDRYRGVHGTREVVFVNPSDLAALGLEDGQRVDIVSEFQGVERRAAGFRLVSYPTARGCVAAYYPETNVLMSADDLAKGSNTPVAKGLTVRLEPTV, from the coding sequence ATGGTCGACATCGAACAGCCGAAGAAGAAGGCCGCCGGCGTCCCCGCCGTGCTCTCGTCGTTCAAGTTCGGTTTGCGGGAGATGGGGCCGGCGCGGACCGGCAAGGTGTTCCTGAAGATGAACCAGGACCGCGGCTTCGACTGCCCGTCCTGCGCCTGGCCGGACCCCGACAGCAAGCGCAAACACGCTGCCGAGTTCTGCGAGAACGGCGCCAAGGCGGTTGCCTGGGAGGCGACCCGCAAGCGGGTGCCGCGGGCCTTCTTCGCCGAGCACTCGATCGACGACCTGGGCAAGATCTCCGAGTTCGAACTCGGCAAGCTCGGCCGGGTGACCGAGCCGATGCTGCTGCGGGCGGGCGCGACCCACTACGAGCCGGTCGGCTGGGACGAGGCGTTCCACGTGGTGGCCCGGCACCTCAAGGCCCTCGTCGACCCGAACGACGCGGTCTTCTACACCTCCGGCCGGACCAGCAACGAGGCCGCCTTCCTCTACCAGACCTTCGTCCGCGCGTACGGAACGAACAACCTGCCCGACTGCTCCAACATGTGCCACGAATCATCCGGTACTGCGCTGTCGCGGGTGATCGGCAGCGGCAAGGGCGCGGTGACGCTGGACATGCTCGAGGAGGCCGAGCTGATCGTCGTGGTCGGCCAGAACCCGGGCACCAACGCGCCCCGGATGCTCAGCCATCTGGAGATCGCGAAGAAGAACGGCGCCGACATCGTCTCGGTGAACCCGCTGCCCGAGCCGGGGCTGATGAACTTCAAGAACCCGCAGCGGCCGTCCGGCTGGGTGGGCAAGGGAACGGCATTGGCCGACCAGCACCTGCAGATCCGGATCGGTGGCGACCAGGCCCTGTTCCTTGCTGTCGGCCACTTGTTGCTGGAGGCCGAGGCGGCGGCGCCGGGGACCGTACTGGACAAGTCCTTCATCGAGAGTCACACCAGCGGGTACGAGTCGTACGCGAAGCACAATGCGGAGCTGGACTGGGCTGCCGTTGAGCAGGCGAGTGGGCTGACCCGGGCTGAGATCGAGGAATTCACGCAGCGGTTCATCAAGTCGAAGGCGACGGTGATCTGCTGGGCGATGGGGCTGACGCAGCATCGCGAGGCGGTGGCCACGATCACCGAGATCGTGAACGTGCTGCTGCTGCAGGGAAACATCGGCAAGCCGGGCGCGGGGCCTTGCCCGGTACGGGGGCATTCGAACGTACAGGGTGATCGATCGATGGGCATCTGGGAGCGGATGCCGGACGCGTTCCTGGATCGGCTGGATCATGAGTTCTCGTTCACGTCGCCGCGGGAGCACGGGATCGATGCGGCGGAGACCGTGCATCGGTTGCGTGAGGGTGCTGTGCGGGTGTTCTTTGCGATGGGCGGGAACTTTGCTTCGGCGACGCCGGACACCGAGGTTGTGGCCGAGGGGCTGCGGCGGTGTGACCTGACCGTGCATGTGTCGACGAAGCTGAACCGGTCTCACACGGTGGTTGGGCGCGAGGCGTTGATCCTGCCGACGCTCGGACGTACGGATCATGACCACACTCCGGCTGGGCCGCAGTCGGTGACGGTCGAGGACTCGCAGGGTGCCGTGCATCTGTCGACGGGGAACTTGACGCCGCCGGCGCCCGAGCTGAAGTCGGAGGTGGCGATCGTCTGCGGTCTGGCTTCATTGGTCGTTCCCGAGATCGGGGAGATCCCGTGGGCGGACTTCGCGGACGACTACAGCCTGATCCGGCAGCGGATCGGCCGGGTCTGCGATGGGTACGAAGACTTCGAGCAGCGGCTGCAGGCGACGGGTGGGTTCTTGCTGGCTCATGCTGCGCGGGACAAGCGCGTCTTCAAAACGTCGGACGCCAAGGCACAGTTCAGCGCGAACGAGCTGTCCTGGTTGCCGACCGAGCCGGGTCGTCTGTTGTTGCAGACCATGCGCAGCCATGACCAGTTCAACACCACGATCTATGGGATGGAGGACCGGTACCGCGGCGTCCACGGCACCCGCGAGGTCGTTTTCGTCAACCCTTCGGATCTTGCTGCGCTTGGTCTTGAGGACGGGCAACGGGTCGACATCGTCAGCGAGTTCCAAGGCGTCGAACGCCGGGCTGCGGGTTTCCGCCTGGTCTCCTACCCCACGGCTCGCGGTTGCGTAGCGGCGTACTACCCCGAAACCAATGTCCTCATGTCAGCCGACGACCTGGCCAAAGGCAGCAACACCCCAGTAGCCAAGGGCCTGACGGTCCGCCTGGAGCCCACGGTCTAA